The following DNA comes from Pleuronectes platessa chromosome 9, fPlePla1.1, whole genome shotgun sequence.
TGTCAGAGGAAAACATGCACAATGTTTGATTTGTTAATGCAATGCTTTATATCGAGCTGAATTgcagggcttttttttttgaaaagttgtgaacttgggtctgaagattacAGACCTGTGAAATAGCTGACCTGTAATCCATGAAATAATTAACACCagttaagtaaatcattcaaaattacctacttcactctgcaccatgaTGCACCATGCacctatattatatatattatatcatatatagAACTGTTTGAGGGGGATTCActaatgaaaaggaaaaattcTAAAGTACCTCCAGAGCTTTAACACAGAATAAGAGAACCACCCAAGCTTTAGaacagacactgcactggtATTACTAACTCTGGctcatttacagtattttgcCTGTTGGTTAATGAGCACTGTCCCTATCAAATgaatatacaaattaaatgaaatggaaCTTATTCTCATACgtgcacacactaacacataccTGCCAGAACCAGGTGCCCTGCACGACAGTGAGGCAGCACCGCACCAGCTCCAGAATGATGTTGCCTCGTTGGAAGACCTCCAGGAAAGCAACAAAAGCCCCTCCAAAGATGGCatagagcagcagctgatgtacGTGGACGTCCAGCATACTTCTCCCATGGAGatggtagaaaaaaagaaatccttcAACAGCAAAGGAAAGTCATTATGGAAAAACTGAGTAGGAAggttgtgtaaaatatgttttcaccGCTTTGTTGATTTTTAGATGAGAAGTGACGCTATTATTTACACTTAacttttaaccctaacccaaacttTTGCACTTGTACCCGAGGTAATACCTCTCCAGATACCAAGGACTTTAATGTAAAAGTAGATAAAAAAGTAGAGTGGCCCAATTTATTTGAGTAAGCAAACAAATATGATTTGTTTCAATTGAGATTGTGAGCAAGTTggtttgcagagaaataactaAGAACTGGGTTAATGGTtcaaatatatatctatacagTTCAAATAGATAACTTTAGGTAAAAGCAGTGTATAAactgttgtaatagttaaaagtAATGGATAAATGGCTCAAATCAATGCCAATGCCTAATCTTAACAGATAGTTAAACTAATGATGGTAAATTATTGAATGGTTATCTAAATGAAATGCAGAAATGGGGTTAAATGGTTAAAAAGAATAACTAAAAGTAGCTGATAAAGCTTATACAAGCTAAAGGTAGCTAAAATAGTTGAAAAACAGCTGAACATAAATGATAAATAGTTCAGATATATAGCTAAACAAAACTAGCAACTACAGATAGATGGAattattgaataaataattgAGATAGTTAATGTTAGAGTTCAAAATTTATTTAACAAGTAAAGGATAAACGATTGAAGCTTCTTCTACAGAGAATATTAGAACCATGTTAAttacaagaaaagagagaatttCCTCCAAGTCTGTGTGACTCTTTAACAGAATTGATTCAGTTTCTTTCAGAAACCTTTCAAAATCTTGGTATTTACGATAATATGGTGCTGATTAGCCAAAATATCAAGTATTATGATATTTGTAAGACTCATTCTAAAGTATAACTTAAAAAGTTCCTCCACATTCTTCATTTTAACACAGGTGACAGGCCTCTTTTCTGAGATTCATCCCCTAACATGACATAAAGCTTAAAATTAAAGACTTTTTTCCGTAACATAATTACTTTATTCTCTCAATCTCAGATATTTTCCTCTTTAAGTTATACACTGTATTATTCTTTCAGTATTAGTAAGCTACAAATCCAAACCAATCAAAACAGTGAGTGATAATGAATATGaaacaatattatttgtattgtaaaataacaTTCAGTTCAAAATCAGTTCATATTATATACATTTGACATGTGTGCCGGAGCTTTGGGGGTGCATTTTAAAACGCAGCTGAGGAACTTGAAtagaatattaaaataaagaatcGTTTCTACCTTCATTAAAGAAAGCGATAGCCATCATTAACCTGTCCAGAGTCAGTGGGAAAGCCTCTGTGGTGTGGATAATCAGAGACACTATCCCAGCCAGGCCAAAGAAGAGGTACATGGTTGCATGCTGCCAGTTCATCAGATATTCCCAGTGTTTCTCTGTAAAGTCGTACAACCGGAGCTTCGGTCCACCTGCAAAAAACTGCTCTGCCAGCATCCCTGTGGAACATTGCAAAAAAAACTCTCTGATCTCCTTAACTGAACAACTGGATACTTAGAAAAGCCTTAATTTGTATAGTATAACCACATGACATCATTAGAGATTAAAGAAGGATTCATGAAGTTGTTGTCACTCACAAACTTGTTTTCTAGGAAGTTAGAGACCTGCTTaccaaaaaaagagaagaagactaCGATAGAGCTCTCAATGATCTCCAGGCGGCGCTGCGAGGCTCTGCTGGCCAACCGGGTGGAACCTACGTTCTTGTTCCTGCGGGTGGCGTGCCAGAGCGAGTACTTTGCTGTCCACCAGAGCCCAGCTACAAGGAAGAAGCTCCCAGGGAGAGCGTGGCCCTTGAAGCTTCCCATGACTCACAACACCTGAATTGAGGGAGGATACAGATATATAAGTTGTTGTTATGGATAATTGATCCAATCCATAATTGTAATAAAGTGAAGACCATTGTTGCTATTTTCTTCTTGCACAACAGCAAAAACCACTTCTCTGAAAATGTGTATGTTCCATctaaaccaggggtgtccaaactacggcctgcgggccatctgcggcccgccatccattttaaattggcccgcctcaaaaaatatattttatttttttgtatcttcTACCTCGCTTTAATGTTGTGCAGATGAACTCACTACAGTCTTCACATATATGTTTAACAGGTATCTTAAGGAATTCAAagctcctgtttgtttttattccgaTCTCATAATACCTGCACCTAAGAAATCCAACATCAGTTGCCTGAATGATTACAGACCTCTCGCATTAACTTCTAGACAAATGAAAATCTTTGAGAGCCTAATATGTAAACACCTGTCCAACGCGGTCAGCTCAGACTCACACCAGTTTGCATACAGGGCAAATAGATCTGGAGAGGATgctgtgtcactctgtgtcCATTCGATCCTGCAGCACTTAGCATCCCCTGCCACATAAACACGGGTTCTCTGTGTTGGTATAATAGCTCTGCTTTCAATACCATTTTACCGACAAAACTTTTTGATAAGTTGCTGGTGCCCCCCAGGGTTAAGTTCTATCGCCTCTCCTGTATTCACTGTACACAAACTACTGCATTTCAGTTTGTGAAAGTCCAAATTTGCTGACAACACAGTAGTGGTAGGGCTGATCCCATGCAACGATGAAACAGCCTACTGAAATGAAGTTGTGTCTCTGATTAACTGGTGCTCTCTCCAAAATTTGGAACAGATAGTCTCTAGATCTAAAGAGCTGGTGGCCGGCTTTCAAAGAGACAGTAAGACTGACCAGCCACTGACCATCAATGGTCTGGAGTAAGAAAGATTGGGCAGTGTCAAGTTTCTTGGAACAACAGTCTCCTTTTCTCTGAAGTGAGATGACAACTCCATCGGTGTCGTCAGAAAAGCCCAGAGGATGAGGATGCATCACCTATCTTTATTTCTAGTCtatgattaaaacaaacaagatgaTTCCACCCCATACACTTTACAGTTTGACGTATATTTGATCGTGTGTTCTTAAAGTAGCGTGGGTGTTCACAGTATTTGAGTGTGCCTGACACGAGTGGAAGAAATTAGAAAATGGAGGGGGGATTTGAGGGAGTGCCTGCAATTTAGTTGAAGAGCATAATTAGACataattactgtgtgtgtgttggcgacAGGCCTTCAGATGACCTTGGTAGGCGTGTGTCTAGACGTAGAGAGAAAGCTTTAGAGTGTCAAGAGGCTTTCACCTTTACCTTTAAACATCTACCTCACTGCACTGTACAACAGAGCTGTTCTCTTCTCAGTTACACCAGCGCTCAAATGATCTCCTTTGTAATGATTAGCCATCATTTCCTCAACAGTGAGAACTGCACCTGATTGATGTGAACTATGATCTGTGGCTGCAGACCAGCCTTTCATCTGTTTACTCCTCCATTCTCTCCAGGAAACAGATGTTTGTCCAATTAAAGTAAAGACAATGATCGACTACTCCATGATGTGTTGTGCCCTCCCTTGTCCATTGTGTTTCTGCCTCATGGTTTCAGTGTAAATATGAGATGAATACTCAGGGGGTTCATAAACCTGCTTAACTTTAGTCCATTTTGCAGTGAATCACGCTTGGTAAACTCTGAGACAGCAAAGCGGGGATGACATCAATGAGCAGAGAATTTCAATAAGGTGCCTGGATGCACTTTCCTTTGTGATGTAGATGATGGACAGCATTCTGCCCAGCAACAAAGGGAACCTTTTGAAGGACGACACATGAAGCAGGCAGATTTTTTCAGCCGTTGAAATGAACTCGTCATGCATCCTCTCCAGATTGGGGAAAACACTTCAGTCGCCATGGCGATCGCTCAATCATGTCACTGGAATCCATCCAGACCTTCAAGTGCCTGACTGATTTAATCTATGACAACATCCGTGTGGTCCTGTCTCCAGATTCATTAGTTCACACAGTTCCTCGTGTGAGGGATCTCAATGAGTTACTGCACTtttatcaaacataatgttGACAAGTAACTATATTTAGACAAGCTCAAATTTGAAGCACTTCATGCATTAACTCGGAGTAACATTTTATACTTTTCCTCCATTCAATTTATATAAGGCTACTGCGAGTTACTTTTCATATAAAGATTTTACAAGGATGATGCACTGCAATATATTAAACTACCAAACAGTTAACAGATGAAAGCAGCTTGACAAACTACACATTCAAGTTGATGCATCTGTCctgaagattaaaaaataatacactTAAGATACTTTAACTTGTCAAGTAATAACCGTTTACTCAAGTAGCAGTGCCGATGACGGGCTGTTACCTGCTTGTTATTGAGTATTTCTAATTGGCAAAGCAACTTTAAGTAAATTATGTGAACAGTGATTTAAGTTTGGCCATTTATAGAACCATCTATGCAGTAAGTGAGAAGATTGAAACTTATTATCATGTGCATCATATTCTCTCACAGCTACATACACTACTTTCAATGAGATCCTCTTTAGATTGTGAATAATCATTATACATTTTGGTCGTCGGTGTAGATCCAGTTTTATTTAGGAGTAACAGTTTAAATAACTGACCTCAGCTGTTTTAACAGGAACAGCGTCTATAAAACTATAACAAGGTAACAAAGAAATTAGATTACAAAGAGTATAATAACTTTTGCCCAGGAAGAACTAACAGAAGCTGTGAAAGTACTGCATTCTTATAAACTAAAAACTCATTGAATGCCTAAACATGAGGTTACTACTATATACTATAAAAGATACTGCAAACACTTCAGTGGTTCTTGAGGCAACACGTTTAGACTTTAGTTGTgtaagaaagacaaacacataaaGCCTCAGTTGAACACACAGCAGCCTTGGATTCCTCAATAGCAGAAAGAAACGGGGGGTTTCTTACCCTGTATGTTTGTTAATGGAGAATAAAAGTTGCAGTGAGTAAATTCAACCAGGAAACTCAGAGCATCCTCTTCTTGTCTTCATTGAAAATCTTGTTCCGGGAGTAACACAGTGTTGTGTTCCTTGTTCCTCAGTAAAATGTGGAATAAACATCAGTTGTGTGTCTCCTCCAGGCCTCACACTCCGCTGCCTTCGTTTTTCTCATTTTTCCGACTGTTATTTTTACACCACCAGTAAACTCTCCCATTGGGTGACTGGTGGGAGCTGGCGTCACCAGTCCGCGCTGTGATTGGCTTAAATTCACGTCAGTCTCAGGTGTCCACGAGTGCACTTTCACTCCGCTTGGTCCCTCCTCTTTATATAAAGCCAGTGGTCCCACCCACCGCGGAGGAAATGAGTCCATGTGTCCGTCCAGATTGGGCCGGGCCCGGGACAAGAGCTCCGGCACGTAGACCCTCTCCTCATTCCTCAAGCTCCAGGGTCTGATGAGTCAGTCACAGTCATGGGAGAATAAACTGGACAATAACATGTCTAATTCAGGCTGGATGAAGTAAACAACCAGAAAAGtcaacagaaaacaatacaaTATCTGTTctattgctattattattataaaatcacTTTAATAAAACAGACATCTTACTTAAAGTGCACATTTCTGTCTGGTCAGAGCTTACATATTTATGTAGAGATTTTTAAAGCAGCAGGATAAAGTAGGACTTCAGCAACTTAAAGATGAGTAAAGTTGTAACCTGACAGCTATACAAACATCTACATGCCACCAGGGCTGTAACCAGGATTTTAGAGAACTTGAGgtcctgagcccccccccccccccccccccccccttccaacaCCACCCTTACTCCCGGGCCACACTGGATGCTTGAGCAGTGCGTGTTCATGGAGGaatctctttcttttcattcaggCACCTATGCTATCAGGCTGGAGCTGCCAATTTGGCACGTGAGCCGCGCTGCTCTTCAGGAAAGTCTGGTCTCACATATCTTCTCCACATCCAACATGCGGTTCACAGCCAAATAGTCAGTGAAAATGATCTCAAACCACAGTTTCAATGTCATTCAAGATTCACTCACAATAAATATTTCCTGTACCTCTTTCAAAGAAAAAGCCCCTTTTTAAATGAGCACATAGGCCTACTTTTTATTCGAGAGTGGTCATACCAGAAACCTTACGtcgcagctctgcagcaggcaAGCAGAAGACAGTGAATGGCATCAGATCGGCGACACAGCCATCACATGCTGCACCCATAAACAGTGTGGCCCAGGCGTTAGACTAGCTTGGTCAAAAACGTCtccattttaatttattttagatttttcacattttatgtaTTAATgcatgtatgcatttaaagttgTCATGGTTAAAATATGTTTCTGGATGCTGGAGGCTGACAAATGCTGGAGTCTGAATCTAGACGTTGTTTTCATTGCTCCATGGAAAAGTTTGGTATTTCAGAAAGTATGCAGAGGGTGAGATGAGGGCGTTGATAGTACTCGAGTATTTGTTTGATAAATAGGAAGTTGCAGCCCGTAGACATTGTGTTAAACACacaatgtctgaaaacagaggaaacaacCCTGGCTCTGTCTCTGCCCACGTTGTACTCCAACTGTAGCGTAACAACTCACAATTGGCCATGCCTTTCCTCCAGCTCCTTATTTAATCAAAGCTAAAAGCCACCAAATGCTCCCAAAATATATTGTTTCATAGTGTCTGCATGATATATAATCACAAAATGTATGTAAAacataggacacacacacacaagagaaagTATTGTTACATTTAACCTCTGACAATCGAGTATTTATGTGTTTTCTCGAACATCACAGAGGTGTAACTGATAACATTGAATATGGCTGCTTAGCAGTTAGGTTATATGGGTCACATAAATTGATATGCGCATGCTGACTGACTAACAAACAGAGCGGATCCGTCAGTACGACTAAAAATCTGTGTCTAGAGAAAGTTTTGTTAATGTTATTATGAGGTTTGAAAACCTTGACTATTGTTATTACTGTCCATTTGTCCTTCTGCAGTGATATCATTTGAACAATGAAAGCATAATTAAATGTGAGCACTACTGTCAAGCACATATTGAGACACAGAAAACTATGTGTGGGTTGAAAGCAAAGTAAACCACAGCGAGGGTGTGTCACATAAGTGTGTCTTTATTGAAGAAGACAGGTCAGCGCATTCACAGAAGAATAGTTCTGTGAGTGACAATTACAAACTTCTTGACacaaggattttcttttttagtaAAAATCTTTTCCAACGTAGGACAGTAACAAAATATTGAATAGGTCACATGTGATAGAGAGTCCAAGAACAAAATGTGTTACTCACAGAGAAGATGGTAAGTAAAAGACTAAATGAAGTGGAAAGATAAATTGAACATTGCTCAGCTACATTTTGACCAACCCTAATAGATGTTATCTGCAGTGTGTGAACATATTGATCTTGGTTTGATACAAACACATCCAGAAACATTACCAACATTTTggatataaatacaatatagtCACTGATTAGCGACTGCATTATACAGATAAATACATACTGTGGGTCAAATACAATGTAGTATTCAACATGCTAAAGATTGAAAGCCAGCtaattcttttgtttgtttgttatgtaCATGCAGTCCGATTCTGCTAGACATGTAGCACACACTGTAAACTCTCATTTGGACAGAGGTGCTTGAAAGCTCAAGAGTGGTGACGACAGTTGACTAGACCTCACATGCAGAACAATAGCACAGATAAGGCAGGGAGATGGAACAGATGGAAAGTTGTGTGTCAGATAAGCTCACCGCTTCAGGAGGAGTTCAAACCTATAACAGCAGAGATGGAACACGTAGGCTCACTCACTCTCAGATCGGCAAAGCCAGTTCTTCATAAGCCTGTGAGTATTAGTACATTGGcccattatatatttttcagcAACTTGGAACAacagcacagagaaaacacattgaataTGCAAGTATTCAATATACAGTTGATACTCTGAAGTGAGTTTGACACTTTAACTGTTCTCCAGAaaagggagaggaaagaaaaggttTAAGTTGTTAAATTTGctattaattaaatgaaaatgaggAAAAACTTGGAAGCGGTAAGTTTAATGTGGTGTAGTGTATGTGGGTCGTTTGCTCAAGATCTGTTTAAAAGAATTgttggacatttttggaaatacGTTCATTTACTTTCTTGCCAAGAATTAGACAAGAATATATCGCTCTCGTGTTAGCACGGTAAATATGTAGATGGAGTCAGCAGCTGCTTAGCTCAGCATAAGGCCTAGCTCTATACATAGGTAACAAGGTTTGCCTCTATTCACCTGTAAAAGTCACTAATTAACAActtctcatttgttttttgtgtaaaaaactGAATTATCCCTTTTACAGGGTTTCTGTGGTGGATTATGCCTTTGCTGGAGTAATGTATTATCTCAGGACAAAGTCAGGCTTaactgtttccctctgtttacGGTCTTAGAGCTAGGCTTAAGTCTGGTTTATATTTAACAGACAAATACCGCATGGCAGCAGAATTCATCTCCTCATTTAACTTTAATATAGTGAGTATATTTCCCTAAAGGtatttaaaatgaacaaaaatacaattattttagcttaaaacaaatacaacacattGTTCAGAATGTCTCCAGACATTGAGGAAAAACAGACCAAACCTCTCAGATTTATATCATAAAAGGTCTAgcttaaattacaattttattaacTTTGAAAGAGTGCCCAGTGCCTCACCTGACAGAAGAACTGAAATAAGTTTCCCTTTAAAGTACTAATGTAATGAAACCCTCATGCAGTTATTCATCCCAGAGGTTTAAGCAGAAGGACTGGGGGGAGGTCATGGGGTCAGTGGGTCTCATGCAGGTATGCGTTCATGGCAGGGACCGTCATGGGACATTGGTGCGGGAAGATGACCAGTAGAGGAGCTGTGGCATTGACACATGGACACGACATGTAGGACACGTCTGTTTCTTCCACACCCACTGCTCCATGCactgaaacacattttaaaggacATTATTGTCGCATCTGTTGAAACCAATTGAAGCCAAATTGATTTCCAACTTGTTGACCTACAGTAAGTGTTGACGTGTTGACTACATGCAGGCTCGACGCTGACCTGACCCTGAACTGTGAGGACTCTATGTCACATGTTTTTTAAACGATTTTCAAAAGGTTATAAAGCTGATAAAATCCAAagtatttttaatttctttggTTAGTTATTGACATTCGAATTAGGACTGAACACAAAAATACACGGCAAAAAAATATTGCACTTCTTCCTAAAAGTCTTCAGACTCTACTGTCCATGAACATCTACTGAATATGCCAAATAGAATATTATAGGATTTGTTTTACCCCTTACAGTACACTATTGAAATTATTGTGGTTCTGCCATATTGAAAACATCCTCCTTGTGTAGTTATAAAACCATCTGTTGAGTTATACAGAAAGATAGCGGATCGATTGTCCCCTAGTAGCTAACTGTGTCATGGCTGAAACCAATACTTAAGTTTTTCcaataaaacattcaaaaaaTGCCACCAAATTATTATGCTTCATTCACATATTCTGAATCCGCCTTGTTTTGGATTTTGACACTGGGGAGAAAGAGCCGTAATGACAGCAGACACAGCAATGGGGCCCATGGGGCAGCTTCACAGGATCAGGTCAGACAAAGTCAAGGCCCTGAGACTTGATCAGCTGAACCACCAGAGTCTCACACCATACAGTAGTAAAGgtacagggagataagcctgatGATTAGGCCATTGGTTCACATCTTCCATCTTGTTCTCCACCTACTTCCACTGAACAATATCAGCGATGTCTCCGCAGGGAAAGTTGACGACGGATTGTCTGCTGCTCGTTCTCCATGTAGATTGGGCCGTCTGCCGACTTCCTCCTCTCGTCCGACAGTCTCCTCACCTGAGAAGCTGCTGCCTCTTGGCCGCTGCCGTGGGGCCGACACTGCTCTAGCCTGCGAGCCGCCTGCGGCACGCACCAAACAGAGACATTACAATCAGTAAGCTTTGAATCTTTGACCACTAGAAAGCTGCAAGTGTGCCCCATGCTGATGCAGGCGAACGCCCAGTGTTCACTCTTCATTCCACTTCACATCATGCGTGTCCGGGACGTGAGCGGCCTTCATGCACCAGGGTTATCTGATATCTGACATGCTGGGACCTGAGGGAATAAGTGATGAGGCCTCTGCAATGGAGGTCAGGGTGAGGGAAACACATGCAGTCAATTAATCTCAGAGGATGCTTTACCTCTTTGTGGAAGCGGTGTGTACAGTGCAGCTCTTGTAAGCCTCTGTTCGTACGCATATCCTCATGACAGATCAGACACAACCTCTCATCACCGCTctgtaaaagaaaagaaccttGACTCAAAATGAATTGTAATACTACAGTAACGTTGTTTTAATGctatttatatcatatatttgGATAATTAATGCTGTGAAAGTGCATTGTTGTCCATACAACATCAGATCACTGTGTGAATTAACTCCAGCCATTTGAGTTTGATGGTTACGAGAAAATGCATAACTTAAGTTTTGATAATAAAAGAGATATTTAAAGCTAAACCATGATTACAAGCTCAAAAGAATACAAACCaaattgatgaaaaaaatatgtagaaCACATATATGATGCAAAATAGGTGATAGACATTCGATCAATATGAGCTTTTGGGACATGTCATGCAGGAGAAATCTGACTGTGATCCTGTCAACACATTAAGTTATCTaccttttaaa
Coding sequences within:
- the tmem45a gene encoding transmembrane protein 45A, which translates into the protein MGSFKGHALPGSFFLVAGLWWTAKYSLWHATRRNKNVGSTRLASRASQRRLEIIESSIVVFFSFFGMLAEQFFAGGPKLRLYDFTEKHWEYLMNWQHATMYLFFGLAGIVSLIIHTTEAFPLTLDRLMMAIAFFNEGFLFFYHLHGRSMLDVHVHQLLLYAIFGGAFVAFLEVFQRGNIILELVRCCLTVVQGTWFWQIGFVLYSPSGTEWDMKDHNNMMFITMCFSWHLAFAMLLVGLLYCAVSCGVRSRLKRTPPMEMGLLKPSERDPESEDEIL